The following are encoded in a window of Procambarus clarkii isolate CNS0578487 chromosome 33, FALCON_Pclarkii_2.0, whole genome shotgun sequence genomic DNA:
- the LOC138370794 gene encoding uncharacterized protein C11orf24-like, with protein sequence MTVSAVAMTVSAVAMTVSAVAMTVSAVAMTVSAVAMTVSAVTMTVSAVAMTVSAVTMTVSAVAMTVSAVAKTVSAVAMTVSTVAMTVSAVTMTVSAMTMTV encoded by the coding sequence ATGACAGTGTCAGCAGTGGCCATGACAGTGTCAGCAGTGGCCATGACAGTGTCAGCAGTGGCCATGACAGTGTCAGCAGTGGCCATGACAGTGTCAGCAGTGGCCATGACAGTGTCAGCAGTGACCATGACAGTGTCAGCAGTGGCCATGACAGTGTCAGCAGTGACCATGACAGTGTCAGCAGTGGCCATGACAGTGTCAGCAGTGGCCAAGACAGTGTCAGCAGTGGCCATGACAGTGTCAACAGTGGCCATGACAGTGTCAGCAGTGACCATGACAGTGTCAGCAATGACCATGACAGTGTAA